The DNA region AAAggtggttttattttttataaacattattgtGAATAACCCAATCTATTTTTCATTACCTACTAATAATCCcactttttgaaaattttttaataattcaatctttctttttaatttgttgtcaATACACCATTTAGAAAATGACCTTCTATATCATATTACctcttatcttctttttttataataatccaacctattttccATTATCTgtcaataatctcaccttttaaattttttttaataatctaacttttgtttttattttgttgttaatAGACCCTTCAAAAAGCTATatactcaattttttttgtcacaAGTTTATAATTATTCAGCATATTTCATCCATACATATTAagtttcttttaatttctttaacacaatttctcttcaattattatcaaaaaatccacaatttttaaaatattcaatttttctttGCCAGTGATTTAAAGGATTGTATACTTTAAAGTGAAGTGAAAAACATAcaacttttattaatttttttataattatattgattgtAAAATTTTAACGTGTATATTTCAACTAGATAAAAATAACACATAACGCCTAATGGTTCGGCAGGTACCCGACTCAATGTATTATGTGGCTCATGGCCCAACCTGATCAAggcattattttttaaaaaaattgacctGCCATTATGGATCAACGGGCAGCGGATCAAGTCAAGCGGGTTGGATTTTTAACGCCCCTAATTAATGGGATATGTATCTAAAGATAATTACTATTTATGTAATAATCAACTTcctaattttggaaaataataatttattataaaggAAGAAGATGAGAGGTTGGGATTATTGGTAAGTAATGAAAAATacattgaattattataaagagAATAACCTGATATAGCAGGTTATTTTTTAAAGGGTCTATTGATAACAAACTAAaagcaaaggttgaattattaaaaaaatttcaaaagataaGATTATTGACacgtaattgaaaataaattgaattattcacaacaatttttctttattttattgaaataatGACAAAATTAAAGCCTTTTAGAACCAAAAATTACATCTTTTACAATTTGAACTAAACCCttacattaattattatattttaattttagactcaaatcataaaaaatatatatatatattttcagaaGTGGAGTAATAATGATTTATAAGGTTGAAAAATGATAGACTATATACATTtagcaaaaatttaaattaaatggtaagaaaatttaacaaaattagaCAAAACTTCACTATTCAAATGCAAATGCAAATGCAGTATACATACCGGGTATTAACTACCAACATTAATAACaccattataatattatatttatataaaccCAATAACAACACATTAATTTCTTTCCTAATAATTTCATTACTCCCCAAAATCCTTCtttgaatttaatttgaaaacaaaagaaaaaaaacaacaaaaaaaggtTTAAgggaataatttgattataatattttattgttgtGAAAGTTTCTACACATTCGGACCCCAAAGACGATTCCATAAACGAGATTGAAAGATTCCAATGAAGTCCGGGAGTACCTTCCTCGCCAACCCTTTATGCtgttgttgttgctgctgcAATTCCTTCTCTTGGGTCCCACTTTCTACCTGTTCTTCGCCGGCGACCGGAAATTGGTCCGGTTCAGTTTCTCTCACCTCCACATCAACCATAGCTAGATTCACCGGCGACGGCgtaatttctctctcctccacGTCATTATCAGCTAAAAAAACCACCTCTGGTGTAAGGGGCCCACTTGACTCTTTACCCACCATTGCTTGTGTACTGGAACAATTACCGTTTTTTTCTCTCGTTCTGCTACAACTAGAACTCttctttttagttttttcaCTAGAAGAAAGATGTTCTTCAAAGGCTTCAATGGCTTGATGGATAAGTTCACGATGAGGGGAAGAATCCCAACGACACCAAAAACTTGTGTAACAGTCAAAACAACCACAATCAAAACTAGGAGATTTGTGAGAATTTGTTGAAGTTTTTCTATTGGGTTTTTTCTTGGGGTTGATTTTCTGGTCAAACGAAGAAGGGTAATTAAGAGTAGAGGATTTAAGAGAGTGGGTAATCATATAAGCAAGAACTTCACGGTCTTGAAGAGAAAGAACAGAGATTAGAGTAAAGATTGCAGTTGGAAGAAGATGATTCAAGGAGGAAATAGGGTTTTCATTGTTGCTTGTtgtagaagatgaagatgaagaaggagaagggtgaacttttcctttctttttgcTTTTGTTGAGCTTCATGATTATGGAggaatttgatttttgattgtgggtggtttaatttttgttgttaatgGAGAGAATAGTAAAATTGAAGGTAGAAGAGTGAGAAATGAGGGGATGGAGAAATGGGGAGCTAAAGAGTAAAGAAAAAGTGGATGGTAGGGTTTCTTGTTACTACtctttgttttgaaatttttttatggaaattggggttgattaatttatttttttatttgtaaattaagaaaaagagcCATTTCTTTGTCAAAAGTTGGTCTAAAAATCTTTAAATACTCTTTTAATTTTTGGATGTATCTTTTAAACTCAAAATTAGTGGGGGAAATCTATAAGTGTAATggtctaaaatattttttaatgtgaaaataaattttgtaatttttttaagaaaatgctAAATACAGCCCTAAAGGttgtatataagaaaaaaaattatattttatttacgtaatttaatattatttttgctttggaaatataagaattaattaattatactttattagattaacattTATTCTTCCTTggaaagttaaaattattatatcaaatattaattgtttttcaatttcAA from Amaranthus tricolor cultivar Red isolate AtriRed21 chromosome 3, ASM2621246v1, whole genome shotgun sequence includes:
- the LOC130808907 gene encoding uncharacterized protein LOC130808907, with amino-acid sequence MKLNKSKKKGKVHPSPSSSSSSTTSNNENPISSLNHLLPTAIFTLISVLSLQDREVLAYMITHSLKSSTLNYPSSFDQKINPKKKPNRKTSTNSHKSPSFDCGCFDCYTSFWCRWDSSPHRELIHQAIEAFEEHLSSSEKTKKKSSSCSRTREKNGNCSSTQAMVGKESSGPLTPEVVFLADNDVEEREITPSPVNLAMVDVEVRETEPDQFPVAGEEQVESGTQEKELQQQQQQHKGLARKVLPDFIGIFQSRLWNRLWGPNV